In a single window of the Polyangia bacterium genome:
- a CDS encoding carbohydrate-binding protein: MKTELTQRVGLIGTALGLAAILGCSPPDADATGTEAAADALSTTNGLADINGLTSYNGLMSYNGLSAYNGLTSYNGLPSTSGPMTTADGRQTISYLVRCALASGDTLVKQDQFGNSYTFAGGFGLAPQYKNGACDTDCQEMISSCMLAHINTSGTHIPLWIVGPMAAVGWGQSAWYPTREGTFFGNIFQPDSSGKVRAHYCTASTVLNDTVPGRLGVNQNGAPYTNPYAGSGYCDSSCTMGGASGKIDGAASCPADGRTWTHPLTVWRGQTFQAETGTLSGAATPVACANCSQGRRVGYINSTSGVVFNNVRVSTSGSQNIVVYFTNGDTKARNFNISVNGGAAQRLSFPVVSAGNWTVVSNQTIALSGFVTGSTNNVKFLADGSNAAPDLDWIEVMPSGGFTVEAETGLLTGTAQLTVCPSCSYAWRVGYFGPNSSMTLKNINTSTSGTHAVTVYYTSGDTVSRSISASVNGGATQLFSGVFPPTGSWDGVKSATFSLGGFTAGSNNTIKFSTDGSHSAPDIDFVQVN; the protein is encoded by the coding sequence ATGAAGACCGAATTGACTCAGCGGGTAGGATTGATCGGAACGGCGCTAGGGCTGGCCGCAATCCTCGGATGCAGTCCGCCGGATGCGGACGCCACCGGTACTGAGGCGGCCGCGGACGCGCTCAGCACGACAAACGGCCTGGCGGACATCAACGGCCTCACGTCGTACAACGGGCTGATGTCGTACAACGGCTTGTCGGCATACAACGGCCTGACTTCGTACAACGGCCTGCCGTCGACCTCGGGCCCGATGACCACCGCCGATGGCCGCCAGACCATCAGCTACCTCGTACGTTGCGCGCTGGCCTCGGGCGACACGCTGGTCAAGCAGGATCAGTTTGGCAACTCCTACACCTTCGCCGGTGGATTCGGCCTGGCGCCGCAATACAAGAATGGCGCCTGCGACACTGACTGCCAGGAGATGATCTCGTCGTGCATGCTGGCGCACATCAACACGTCAGGAACGCACATCCCGCTGTGGATTGTGGGCCCCATGGCGGCGGTCGGCTGGGGCCAGTCGGCGTGGTACCCGACGCGCGAGGGCACCTTCTTCGGCAACATCTTCCAGCCCGATTCTTCGGGCAAGGTGCGCGCGCACTACTGCACAGCCTCCACGGTACTGAACGACACCGTTCCCGGTCGTTTGGGCGTCAATCAGAACGGCGCTCCTTACACCAATCCGTACGCCGGTTCTGGTTACTGCGACAGCTCGTGCACCATGGGCGGCGCAAGCGGCAAGATCGACGGCGCGGCTTCTTGCCCCGCTGACGGCCGGACCTGGACTCACCCGCTGACGGTGTGGCGCGGCCAGACCTTTCAGGCCGAGACCGGCACGCTGTCTGGTGCCGCCACCCCGGTCGCCTGCGCGAACTGCTCTCAGGGTCGCCGCGTCGGATACATCAACAGCACCTCGGGCGTCGTCTTCAACAACGTCCGGGTGTCGACCTCGGGCTCGCAGAACATCGTCGTGTACTTCACCAACGGCGACACGAAGGCGCGCAACTTCAACATCTCCGTCAATGGCGGCGCCGCGCAACGCCTCTCGTTCCCGGTGGTCTCTGCCGGCAACTGGACCGTCGTCAGCAATCAGACCATCGCGCTGAGCGGCTTCGTCACCGGCAGCACCAACAACGTCAAGTTCCTGGCCGACGGCAGCAACGCGGCGCCGGATCTGGATTGGATTGAAGTCATGCCGAGCGGCGGATTCACCGTCGAGGCGGAAACGGGTTTGCTGACCGGCACCGCGCAGCTCACTGTTTGCCCGAGCTGCTCGTACGCCTGGCGCGTCGGCTACTTCGGCCCGAACTCCAGCATGACCCTCAAGAACATCAACACCAGCACCAGCGGCACGCACGCGGTCACCGTGTACTACACCAGCGGCGACACGGTCAGCCGGTCAATCTCGGCCTCGGTCAACGGCGGCGCGACTCAGCTGTTCTCGGGCGTCTTCCCGCCCACCGGTAGCTGGGACGGCGTCAAGTCGGCGACGTTCTCGCTGGGCGGCTTCACCGCCGGTTCGAACAACACCATCAAGTTCTCGACCGACGGCTCGCACTCGGCGCCCGACATCGACTTCGTTCAGGTCAACTAG